The following coding sequences are from one Candidatus Nitrosopumilus sp. SW window:
- a CDS encoding V-type ATPase subunit: MGKNVYASVKSYSQRGKLLGRADFQTLAESRDLDEFMTRIKNTVYGDSINDVQKPYTSQGIESALRGQLADVHYSIAKTAGDSDILDAYYMKFIISNLKLILKGKVLGKSQEEIENHINLRAEELVKQRDVIIKSLVAKDLEEAVASLNSVQFGDEIAKAATLYNETKNIQVFDTYFDKILYQQLGRALKNTRDRDVIKIVGMDVDFYNLLSVIRGKFWGLEESQIQDLIVTQTPTVPRELLGRMMAVGTVRDALNELATTKYKDMIPQNENELDAVAEFERAFEMSIYHSSARAFTKMFSFATIIGITKLTGFEVRNLAAIAYAVEQKIPTETTMSKLILEEE; this comes from the coding sequence ATGGGCAAAAACGTCTACGCATCAGTAAAGTCGTACAGTCAAAGAGGAAAATTACTCGGTAGAGCAGATTTTCAGACTTTGGCAGAATCAAGAGATCTTGATGAATTTATGACTAGAATAAAAAATACAGTATACGGTGATTCAATTAATGATGTTCAAAAACCATATACTTCTCAGGGGATCGAATCAGCCCTTAGAGGACAATTAGCAGACGTTCATTACTCTATTGCAAAGACAGCAGGAGACTCTGATATTCTTGATGCATATTATATGAAATTCATTATCTCAAATCTAAAATTAATACTCAAAGGAAAAGTTTTAGGAAAATCACAAGAAGAGATTGAAAATCACATTAATCTTCGTGCTGAAGAATTAGTTAAACAACGTGACGTTATCATAAAATCTCTTGTTGCAAAAGATCTTGAAGAAGCAGTTGCAAGTCTAAATTCAGTTCAATTTGGAGATGAGATTGCAAAGGCTGCAACACTTTACAATGAAACTAAAAACATTCAAGTCTTTGACACATACTTTGATAAAATTTTGTACCAACAGTTAGGACGGGCTCTAAAGAATACAAGAGACAGAGATGTCATAAAGATTGTTGGAATGGATGTTGATTTTTACAATCTTCTCAGTGTAATTAGAGGAAAATTCTGGGGATTAGAAGAATCACAAATTCAAGATTTGATTGTAACTCAAACTCCAACTGTTCCAAGAGAACTTCTAGGAAGAATGATGGCAGTAGGTACAGTTAGAGATGCACTAAATGAGCTTGCCACAACCAAATACAAAGACATGATTCCACAAAATGAAAATGAGTTAGATGCAGTTGCTGAATTTGAAAGAGCATTTGAGATGAGCATCTATCATTCATCTGCCAGAGCATTTACCAAAATGTTTAGTTTTGCAACAATTATTGGAATCACAAAACTAACAGGATTCGAAGTAAGGAATTTGGCTGCAATTGCATATGCCGTAGAACAAAAAATCCCTACAGAAACAACTATGTCAAAATTGATTCTTGAAGAAGAATAG
- a CDS encoding ammonium transporter: MNSRNYKYALLLVAAVSITAAGAMSQAYAQSVEDGMDGYVKGTSGIYTGNPNECWFDDGEGGMLPCMIDTGDTAWMLTATSLVLFMSPGVGFFYGGLARSKNIVNVLGMTLIVMGLMSVQWILWGYSLAFAPNADEGANMYMGSLDYAGFNMVSAWAPIGELGPCHDTWSAAYQMNEFKEGDYCSQSWPGTVPHQLFAMFQGTFAIITPILIIGGLIDRIKFSALVIFVLLWGTFVYDPIAHWVWGGGFIGGGGLDLDPDLSPTFALDFAGGTVVHISSGFAALAGALVLGRRLGYGKVPMEPHNIPMVVLGASILWFGWFGFNAGSEVMVDGITVSAWTVTNTATGMAAVTWVLMSWAHTGKPSIVGAASGAVAGLVTITPASGWVGPMAAIIMGIAAGTVCYACVAFKNARKWDDALDVWGIHGMGGLTGAILTGTLASPHVWDTGDGIGAWTGTPEGMEQQAISIIAAAVSIGYAFGVTIVILKVMDAVWPGGIRVTPKEEEIGLDLAQHGERAYVNE, from the coding sequence ATGAATTCTAGGAACTACAAGTATGCTCTATTACTTGTAGCCGCAGTATCCATCACAGCAGCAGGTGCAATGTCACAGGCATATGCACAAAGTGTTGAAGATGGTATGGACGGATATGTAAAAGGAACCAGTGGAATTTACACTGGTAACCCTAACGAATGTTGGTTTGATGATGGCGAAGGTGGCATGCTACCTTGTATGATAGATACAGGTGACACAGCATGGATGCTTACCGCAACATCATTAGTACTCTTCATGTCTCCAGGTGTCGGTTTCTTTTATGGCGGTTTAGCCAGATCAAAGAACATCGTCAACGTTCTTGGTATGACTCTCATTGTTATGGGACTCATGTCAGTACAATGGATTCTATGGGGATACTCTCTAGCATTCGCTCCAAACGCTGATGAAGGCGCCAATATGTATATGGGAAGTCTAGATTATGCTGGATTTAACATGGTTTCAGCTTGGGCACCAATTGGTGAACTAGGCCCATGTCACGATACATGGTCGGCTGCTTATCAGATGAATGAATTTAAGGAAGGTGACTATTGTAGTCAATCTTGGCCAGGAACTGTTCCTCACCAATTGTTTGCAATGTTCCAAGGAACCTTTGCAATTATCACACCAATTCTTATCATTGGTGGATTAATTGACAGAATTAAATTCAGTGCGTTAGTCATATTCGTACTCTTATGGGGTACCTTCGTTTACGATCCAATTGCACACTGGGTCTGGGGAGGCGGTTTCATAGGAGGAGGTGGATTAGACCTCGATCCAGACTTATCACCAACGTTTGCATTAGACTTTGCTGGTGGTACTGTAGTACACATTTCTTCAGGATTTGCAGCATTGGCTGGAGCCTTAGTCCTTGGCAGAAGACTTGGATATGGCAAAGTGCCAATGGAGCCACACAACATCCCAATGGTAGTACTTGGTGCAAGTATTCTCTGGTTCGGATGGTTCGGCTTTAACGCAGGTAGTGAAGTAATGGTAGACGGCATTACCGTCAGCGCATGGACTGTTACAAATACAGCAACTGGTATGGCCGCAGTTACTTGGGTCTTGATGTCATGGGCACATACAGGAAAACCAAGTATTGTTGGTGCAGCATCAGGTGCAGTAGCAGGATTGGTAACAATCACTCCAGCTTCAGGTTGGGTAGGTCCAATGGCTGCAATCATTATGGGAATTGCCGCAGGTACAGTTTGTTATGCATGTGTAGCATTCAAGAATGCAAGAAAGTGGGATGACGCATTAGATGTATGGGGAATACATGGAATGGGTGGTCTTACTGGTGCAATTTTGACTGGTACATTAGCAAGTCCTCATGTATGGGATACTGGAGACGGTATTGGTGCATGGACTGGAACTCCAGAAGGAATGGAGCAACAAGCAATCAGTATCATCGCAGCAGCAGTCTCAATAGGATATGCATTTGGTGTAACCATTGTAATCCTAAAGGTAATGGACGCAGTATGGCCTGGCGGAATCAGAGTCACTCCTAAAGAAGAGGAGATTGGTCTCGATTTGGCTCAGCACGGCGAAAGAGCATACGTCAACGAATAG